Proteins encoded in a region of the Marinobacter arenosus genome:
- the infB gene encoding translation initiation factor IF-2, with protein MAEVTVKQLADDVGAPVDRLLKQIVEAGLKARSETDSVSSDEKQQLLAYLRKNHGEADSEPRKITLKRKTTTTLKAGKAKTVNVEVRKRRTYIKRAELQPEAEAPQPEVPEEEPKQASAPVAETPVTPEPAPKAEPEAAEKPAAAEPVAEEKPKKAVEPEPIPAPEDMPIPPPEGEGKDRKPKKKKEKARERGDEIEEGKPKKKSAGHRGPRSRPVDEPLVISEDEEDTTLRKPLRAKKKPKEKRHGFERPTKPMVREVEIPETITVGDLAQRMAVKAADVIKTLMGMGVMTTINQALDQETAVLVTEELGHKAKTVSEDAFEEEVLSEFSFEGGEKTKRAPVVSVMGHVDHGKTSLLDYIRRTKVASGESGGITQHIGAYHVETDHGMVSFLDTPGHAAFTAMRARGAQCTDIVILVVAADDGVMPQTKEAVQHARSAGVPIVVAINKMDKEAADPDRIKSELAALEVVPEDWGGDIQFVPVSAHTGDGIDALLEAVLLQSEILELEASPDAPAKGVVVESSLERGRGSVATVLVQNGTLRQGDMVVAGSYFGKVRAMTDEAGKQTKEAGPSIPVEILGLNGTPDAGDEFFAVADEKKAKELAEFRQTREREQRLQRQQAAKLENLFENMGKDEVKTLNVVLKTDVRGSLEAISKALQDLGNEEVQVKIVSSGVGGIAETDISLAMATNAVIFGFNVRADAASKRLVEQEGLDLRYYSIIYNLIDDVKAALTGMLAPEFREDIVGIADVRDVFRSPKFGQVAGCMVTEGTVYRNKPIRVLRDNVVIFEGELESLRRFKDDVPEVRNGMECGIGVKGYDVKVGDQIEVFDRVRVERKLESTGA; from the coding sequence ATGGCTGAAGTAACGGTAAAACAACTGGCCGATGACGTAGGCGCTCCCGTGGATCGTTTGCTGAAGCAGATCGTGGAAGCGGGCCTCAAGGCCCGTTCCGAAACCGATTCTGTGTCCAGCGATGAGAAGCAGCAGTTGCTGGCCTATTTGAGAAAGAACCACGGTGAGGCGGACTCAGAACCCCGCAAAATCACCCTGAAGCGGAAAACCACAACCACGCTGAAGGCGGGCAAGGCCAAGACCGTCAACGTGGAGGTTCGCAAGCGCCGGACCTATATCAAGCGTGCCGAATTGCAGCCTGAGGCTGAAGCGCCTCAGCCAGAAGTGCCTGAGGAAGAACCAAAGCAGGCGTCCGCGCCGGTAGCAGAAACACCTGTTACCCCTGAACCGGCACCCAAGGCAGAACCTGAAGCCGCTGAGAAGCCGGCGGCGGCCGAGCCAGTGGCTGAAGAAAAGCCCAAGAAGGCGGTTGAGCCAGAGCCGATTCCGGCACCCGAGGATATGCCTATCCCGCCGCCTGAAGGCGAAGGAAAGGATCGGAAGCCGAAAAAGAAAAAGGAAAAAGCTCGCGAGCGCGGCGATGAGATTGAAGAAGGCAAGCCGAAGAAGAAGTCGGCGGGCCATCGTGGTCCACGCAGCCGCCCGGTGGATGAGCCTCTGGTGATTTCCGAGGACGAGGAAGATACCACCCTGCGTAAGCCGCTGCGTGCGAAAAAGAAACCCAAAGAGAAGCGTCATGGCTTCGAGAGGCCGACCAAACCAATGGTCAGAGAAGTAGAGATTCCCGAAACGATCACCGTAGGTGACCTTGCCCAGCGTATGGCGGTCAAGGCCGCCGACGTCATCAAGACCTTGATGGGCATGGGCGTAATGACCACCATCAATCAGGCTCTCGATCAGGAAACCGCCGTTCTGGTTACCGAAGAACTGGGTCACAAGGCGAAGACCGTCAGTGAAGACGCGTTTGAAGAGGAAGTGCTGAGCGAGTTCTCCTTCGAAGGTGGCGAGAAGACCAAGCGTGCACCGGTCGTGAGTGTTATGGGTCACGTTGACCATGGTAAGACGTCACTGCTGGACTACATTCGCCGCACCAAGGTTGCCTCCGGCGAGTCCGGTGGTATTACCCAGCACATCGGTGCTTACCACGTCGAGACCGATCACGGCATGGTGTCGTTCCTGGATACCCCGGGTCACGCGGCGTTTACCGCCATGCGTGCTCGTGGTGCCCAGTGCACCGATATCGTGATCCTGGTTGTCGCCGCGGATGACGGCGTTATGCCTCAGACCAAAGAAGCGGTACAGCACGCGCGCTCCGCCGGCGTTCCGATCGTTGTTGCCATCAACAAGATGGATAAGGAAGCGGCTGACCCTGATCGCATCAAGAGCGAGCTGGCGGCCCTGGAAGTTGTGCCGGAAGACTGGGGTGGCGACATCCAGTTTGTGCCCGTCTCGGCCCACACCGGCGACGGTATCGATGCGCTGCTCGAAGCGGTACTGCTGCAGTCCGAAATCCTCGAGCTGGAAGCGTCTCCGGATGCGCCTGCCAAGGGTGTTGTGGTTGAGTCCAGCCTTGAGCGGGGCCGTGGTTCCGTAGCGACGGTTCTGGTTCAGAACGGTACCCTGCGCCAGGGCGACATGGTCGTGGCCGGTTCCTACTTCGGTAAGGTCCGCGCGATGACTGACGAAGCCGGCAAACAGACCAAAGAAGCGGGTCCGTCGATTCCGGTCGAGATTCTGGGCCTCAATGGCACGCCGGACGCCGGTGATGAGTTCTTCGCCGTCGCCGACGAGAAGAAGGCGAAGGAATTGGCGGAGTTCCGTCAGACCCGCGAGCGCGAGCAGCGCCTCCAGCGACAGCAGGCGGCCAAGCTCGAGAACCTGTTCGAGAACATGGGCAAGGACGAGGTCAAAACCCTCAATGTCGTGCTCAAGACCGACGTGCGTGGCTCACTGGAGGCCATCTCCAAGGCCCTGCAGGACCTGGGTAACGAGGAGGTTCAGGTCAAGATCGTGTCGTCCGGCGTGGGTGGTATTGCCGAGACCGACATCAGTCTGGCCATGGCGACCAATGCGGTCATCTTCGGCTTCAATGTTCGCGCCGACGCGGCATCCAAGCGCCTGGTTGAGCAGGAAGGCCTGGATCTGCGCTACTACAGCATCATCTACAACCTGATCGATGATGTGAAAGCCGCCCTGACCGGCATGCTGGCGCCGGAATTCCGCGAGGATATCGTCGGTATCGCCGACGTGCGGGACGTGTTCCGTTCGCCGAAGTTTGGCCAGGTTGCCGGCTGTATGGTGACGGAAGGCACGGTTTACCGTAACAAGCCGATTCGCGTCCTGCGGGACAACGTGGTGATCTTTGAAGGCGAGCTGGAATCCCTGCGTCGCTTCAAGGACGACGTCCCCGAGGTCCGCAATGGCATGGAGTGTGGTATCGGTGTGAAAGGCTACGACGTCAAGGTCGGTGACCAGATCGAAGTCTTCGACCGCGTTCGGGTTGAGCGCAAGCTCGAATCCACGGGGGCCTGA
- the truB gene encoding tRNA pseudouridine(55) synthase TruB gives MSRRRKGRDVNGILVIDKPQGVTSNGILQQVKRLYGAAKAGHTGALDPLATGVLPLCFGEATKFSQMMLDSDKAYIATARLGVRTETGDSEGAVVEEKPVTADLSPEHLESVLDGFRGDIQQVPSMYSALKHKGRPLYEYAREGIEVERPARPVTIYDLTLLAVRDNELDLAVSCTKGTYIRSLVEDIGLALGCGAHVTALRRTMASGFTLDNAHQVPELEAMRERGESLDGLLVAPDAALSMFPDVKLAGPSLVSILNGQPVRISGQSQEGFVRVYGNEGFVGLAEAIAEGDGVKLVPRRLVKSSDKR, from the coding sequence TTGAGTCGTCGGCGTAAGGGCCGGGACGTCAACGGCATTCTGGTCATCGACAAGCCGCAGGGTGTGACATCCAATGGCATCCTGCAGCAGGTCAAGCGCCTGTACGGGGCCGCCAAGGCTGGTCACACGGGGGCACTGGATCCGTTGGCAACCGGTGTGCTGCCGCTGTGTTTCGGCGAGGCCACCAAGTTCTCCCAGATGATGCTGGACAGCGACAAGGCCTACATCGCGACCGCCCGGCTGGGTGTTCGGACTGAAACCGGTGACAGCGAAGGCGCGGTGGTCGAGGAAAAGCCCGTTACCGCAGACCTGTCGCCGGAGCATCTGGAATCGGTTCTGGACGGCTTTCGCGGTGACATCCAGCAGGTTCCTTCCATGTATTCGGCTCTCAAGCATAAGGGGCGCCCCCTCTACGAATACGCCCGGGAGGGGATCGAGGTTGAACGACCGGCCCGTCCGGTGACCATCTACGACCTGACGCTCCTCGCCGTGCGGGACAACGAGCTTGATCTCGCTGTCAGTTGCACCAAGGGTACGTACATTCGCTCACTGGTTGAGGATATCGGGCTGGCACTGGGGTGTGGTGCCCATGTCACGGCTTTGCGCCGGACCATGGCGTCGGGCTTTACTCTCGACAACGCCCATCAGGTCCCGGAACTGGAGGCAATGCGCGAGCGTGGCGAGAGTCTGGATGGGCTGTTGGTTGCCCCGGATGCCGCACTGTCGATGTTCCCGGACGTGAAGCTGGCCGGTCCGTCGCTGGTGTCGATATTGAACGGACAACCGGTTAGAATATCCGGTCAATCTCAGGAGGGCTTCGTGCGCGTCTATGGCAACGAAGGCTTTGTGGGATTGGCGGAAGCAATCGCCGAAGGTGACGGGGTCAAGCTGGTCCCGCGCCGATTGGTGAAGAGCAGCGACAAACGCTAG
- the rpsO gene encoding 30S ribosomal protein S15 encodes MALSASEKSQIVKDFQQGEGDTGSPEVQVALLSANINKLQDHFKTNKQDHHSRRGLIRMVNQRRKLLDYLKRKNADRYLELIQRLGLRR; translated from the coding sequence ATGGCACTTTCTGCCAGTGAGAAGTCACAGATCGTTAAGGATTTTCAGCAAGGTGAGGGCGATACCGGTTCTCCTGAAGTTCAGGTTGCACTGCTGAGCGCCAACATCAACAAGCTGCAGGATCACTTCAAGACCAACAAGCAGGATCACCATTCCCGCCGTGGTCTGATCCGGATGGTAAACCAGCGTCGTAAACTGCTGGACTACCTGAAGCGCAAGAACGCTGACCGTTACCTGGAACTGATCCAGCGTCTGGGTCTGCGTCGCTAA
- a CDS encoding alpha/beta hydrolase, with product MANRTARLLLTATRLRACARPLALLTVALLMGGCSSVFFFPDKVTYITPDRLNLAYEDVYLDTPDGETLHGWWLPAETAPEDTRGTVYFLHGNAQNISSHILNVAWLPSEGYNVFAIDYRGYGKSTGAPDIEGALHDVETGIRWLAAKPETEDTPVFLLGQSLGGALGIPLASEWVKRDRKPEIRGVVLDGTFSGFRGIAREKLDSFWLTWLFQAPLSWTIPGTYEGVDHINDISPVPTLIIHSVRDGIIPYHHGKELYKAADEPKEFLQTDTPHAATFVIPAYKETVLDFLSRAKDQF from the coding sequence ATGGCAAACCGGACTGCACGCCTACTTTTAACGGCAACGAGACTCAGGGCCTGCGCGCGGCCCTTGGCATTGCTGACGGTCGCCCTCTTGATGGGCGGCTGTAGCAGTGTCTTCTTCTTTCCCGACAAGGTCACCTACATCACCCCGGACCGACTGAACCTGGCGTACGAGGACGTTTACCTCGATACGCCCGACGGTGAAACCCTACATGGCTGGTGGCTGCCCGCAGAAACCGCCCCGGAAGACACCCGGGGTACCGTCTACTTCCTCCACGGTAACGCCCAGAACATCAGCAGCCACATCCTCAACGTTGCCTGGTTACCCTCGGAAGGCTACAACGTCTTCGCGATCGACTACCGGGGCTATGGCAAGTCCACGGGGGCACCGGACATTGAAGGCGCCCTTCACGATGTCGAAACCGGCATACGATGGCTGGCAGCAAAACCCGAGACCGAAGACACCCCGGTGTTTCTCCTTGGCCAGAGCCTGGGAGGTGCGCTTGGCATTCCCTTGGCCAGCGAATGGGTGAAACGGGACAGGAAGCCTGAAATTCGGGGGGTGGTGCTGGATGGCACCTTCTCGGGCTTTCGAGGCATCGCCCGGGAAAAGCTGGACAGTTTCTGGCTGACCTGGCTATTCCAGGCCCCCCTGAGCTGGACCATTCCCGGAACCTATGAGGGCGTCGACCACATCAACGACATCAGCCCTGTACCCACGCTGATCATCCACAGCGTTCGTGATGGCATCATCCCCTACCATCACGGCAAGGAGCTCTACAAAGCGGCTGACGAGCCGAAAGAGTTCCTGCAGACCGATACTCCGCACGCAGCCACGTTTGTGATTCCTGCCTACAAGGAAACCGTTCTGGACTTTCTATCGCGGGCCAAAGACCAATTCTAG
- the rbfA gene encoding 30S ribosome-binding factor RbfA has translation MPREFSRIDRIGDQMQRELAQLIQREVKDPRVGLVTVNAVKVSRDLGYADVYVSLLSTEELTEESPEVQDSLKVLAKASGFLRGQVGRAMKLRVVPQLRFHFDTLQGYSRKMDSLIKKAVGEKPAVPKDDNDDPVSGNPERDA, from the coding sequence ATGCCAAGAGAGTTCAGTCGTATTGATCGCATCGGCGATCAGATGCAGCGTGAACTGGCCCAGCTGATCCAGCGGGAGGTCAAAGACCCGCGGGTCGGCCTGGTGACGGTTAATGCGGTAAAAGTGAGCCGGGACCTCGGTTATGCCGATGTTTACGTGTCGCTGTTGTCCACCGAGGAGTTGACCGAGGAGTCGCCTGAGGTGCAGGACTCCCTCAAGGTGCTGGCCAAGGCGTCCGGCTTTCTTCGAGGGCAGGTCGGGCGGGCCATGAAGCTGCGGGTTGTCCCCCAGCTTCGATTCCACTTCGACACCCTGCAGGGCTACAGTCGCAAGATGGACAGTCTGATCAAGAAGGCGGTGGGCGAAAAACCCGCTGTGCCCAAAGACGACAATGATGATCCGGTCTCTGGCAATCCGGAGCGGGACGCTTGA
- the pnp gene encoding polyribonucleotide nucleotidyltransferase — protein MKPFKKSFELGGKTVTLETGRIARQATGAVLVTIDDVSVLGTVVGAKEPKPGQGFFPLTVNYTEKTYAVGKIPGGFFKREGRPSEKETLTSRLIDRPIRPLFPNGYMNEVQVVLTVMSANKTQDPDIAAMLAASAALAISGIPFDGPIGASRVAFTNERGYFLNPTFEELETSLLDMVVAGTEDAVLMVESEAKGLTEDQMLGGVLFAHQEMQVAISAIKEFAAEIGKPRWEWQPETENTELLNAIKGEFASAIEEAYSIRDKMERYARLGEIKAAAVEKFAGEEEGQPTSEEVKKYFGKIEKTVVRQQVIDGKPRIDGRDNKTVRPIEIEVGVLPSTHGSALFTRGETQAIVTATLGTARDMQIIDALEGERKDPFLFHYNFPPYSVGEAGRMGSPGRREIGHGRLAKRGVAAVMPTIEEFPYTIRAVSEITESNGSSSMASVCGSSLALMDAGVPLKAPVAGIAMGLVKEGDKFAVLTDILGDEDHLGDMDFKVAGTKDGVTALQMDIKINGITDEIMELALEQAHEARLHILGEMNKVIAESRPELSARAPSITTIKINPDKIRDVIGKGGATIRSICDETGASIDLDDDGNVKIYADNQEAAQAAVNRVKEITAEIEVGAIYKGRVERIVDFGAFVNILPGKDGLVHISQISERRIENVTDELSEGQEVLVKVLDVDNRGRVKLSMKEVQEGEQPTDFSA, from the coding sequence CTGAAACCTTTCAAGAAATCATTCGAGCTTGGCGGCAAGACCGTCACTCTGGAAACCGGTCGCATCGCCCGCCAGGCTACCGGTGCCGTTCTGGTCACCATCGACGACGTATCCGTGCTGGGTACGGTCGTAGGTGCGAAGGAGCCGAAGCCGGGCCAGGGGTTTTTCCCGCTGACCGTTAACTACACCGAAAAGACCTACGCCGTTGGCAAGATCCCCGGTGGTTTCTTCAAGCGTGAAGGCCGTCCTTCCGAGAAGGAAACCCTGACCTCGCGTCTGATCGACCGTCCGATCCGTCCGTTGTTCCCCAATGGCTACATGAACGAAGTCCAGGTTGTCCTGACCGTGATGTCCGCCAACAAGACCCAGGATCCGGACATCGCTGCCATGCTGGCCGCATCCGCTGCCCTGGCCATTTCCGGCATTCCGTTCGACGGCCCGATTGGCGCCTCTCGCGTTGCGTTTACCAATGAGCGCGGTTACTTCCTGAACCCGACTTTCGAAGAGCTCGAAACCTCCCTGCTGGACATGGTCGTTGCCGGTACCGAGGACGCGGTACTGATGGTCGAATCCGAAGCCAAGGGGCTGACCGAAGACCAGATGCTCGGTGGTGTTCTGTTCGCGCACCAGGAAATGCAGGTTGCCATTAGCGCCATCAAGGAATTCGCCGCCGAGATTGGCAAGCCGCGCTGGGAATGGCAGCCAGAGACCGAGAACACCGAGCTGCTGAACGCCATCAAGGGCGAGTTCGCGTCCGCGATCGAAGAAGCCTACAGCATCCGTGACAAGATGGAGCGCTATGCGCGTCTGGGCGAGATCAAAGCGGCTGCGGTTGAGAAGTTTGCCGGCGAAGAGGAAGGTCAGCCGACTTCGGAAGAGGTCAAGAAGTACTTCGGCAAGATCGAGAAGACCGTCGTTCGCCAGCAGGTTATCGATGGCAAGCCGCGTATCGACGGCCGCGACAACAAGACCGTTCGTCCGATCGAGATTGAAGTTGGCGTTCTGCCGAGCACCCACGGTTCGGCCCTGTTCACCCGTGGTGAAACCCAGGCCATCGTGACCGCAACGCTGGGCACTGCCCGCGACATGCAGATCATCGATGCCCTGGAAGGTGAGCGCAAGGATCCGTTCCTGTTCCACTACAACTTCCCTCCGTACTCCGTAGGCGAAGCCGGCCGTATGGGCAGCCCGGGTCGTCGTGAGATTGGTCACGGCCGTCTGGCGAAGCGCGGTGTTGCCGCGGTTATGCCGACCATCGAAGAATTCCCGTACACCATCCGCGCGGTTTCCGAGATCACTGAATCCAACGGTTCCAGCTCGATGGCGTCGGTCTGTGGCTCAAGTCTGGCGCTGATGGACGCGGGTGTGCCGCTGAAGGCGCCGGTTGCCGGTATCGCCATGGGTCTGGTCAAGGAAGGCGATAAGTTTGCCGTTCTGACCGACATCCTGGGTGACGAGGATCACCTGGGTGACATGGACTTCAAGGTTGCCGGTACCAAAGACGGTGTTACTGCCCTGCAGATGGACATCAAGATCAACGGCATCACCGACGAGATCATGGAACTGGCCCTGGAGCAGGCTCACGAGGCACGTCTGCACATCCTGGGTGAGATGAACAAGGTCATTGCCGAGTCGCGTCCGGAGCTGTCTGCCCGTGCACCGAGCATCACCACCATCAAGATCAACCCGGACAAGATCCGTGACGTTATCGGTAAGGGTGGCGCAACCATCCGTTCTATCTGTGACGAAACCGGCGCGTCGATTGATCTGGACGACGATGGCAACGTGAAGATTTACGCGGACAACCAGGAAGCGGCGCAGGCTGCCGTTAACCGGGTTAAGGAAATCACCGCGGAAATCGAGGTTGGCGCGATCTACAAGGGTCGTGTTGAGCGCATCGTGGACTTCGGTGCATTCGTTAACATCCTGCCCGGCAAGGATGGTCTGGTGCACATCTCCCAGATTTCCGAGCGCCGCATTGAGAACGTAACTGACGAGCTGAGCGAAGGTCAGGAAGTTCTGGTCAAGGTCCTGGATGTGGACAACCGTGGTCGCGTTAAGCTGTCCATGAAGGAAGTCCAGGAAGGCGAGCAGCCGACCGACTTCTCTGCCTGA